From one Eucalyptus grandis isolate ANBG69807.140 chromosome 9, ASM1654582v1, whole genome shotgun sequence genomic stretch:
- the EGM2 gene encoding floral homeotic protein GLOBOSA-like (The RefSeq protein has 2 substitutions compared to this genomic sequence): MGRGKIEIKRIENSNNRQVTYSKRRNGLIKKAKEISVLCDAQVSVIIFGSSGKMHEYCSSNTSLVDILDQYHTQCGKRLWDAKQENLSNELDRIKKENDNLQIQLRHLKGEDITSLNHRELIILEDTLENGVGCVRDQKDEVLMTHRRNQKQLEEDAKELHFYAQQKDMMMAETGRAGNDGYHQRMKADFGPSTYHVQPIQPNLQRRF; this comes from the exons atggggaGAGGGAAGATAGAGATAAAGAGGATAGAGAACTCAAACAACAGGCAAGTTACCTACTCCAAGAGAAGGAACGGGCTCATCAAGAAGGCCAAGGAGATTTCTGTTCTGTGTGATGCTCAAGTCTCTGTGATCATCTTTGGTAGCTCCGGGAAGATGCATGAATACTGCAGCTCTAACACCTC ATTGGTTGATATATTGGACCAGTATCACACACAGTGTGGAAAGAGGCTTTGGGATGCTAAGCAAGAG AATCTGAGCAATGAACTAGATAGGATCAAAAAGGAGAACGACAACTTGCAGATTCAGCTCAG GCACCTGAAAGGAGAAGACATAACATCACTGAACCACAGAGAGCTGATAATCCTAGAAGACACTCTTGAAAACGGCCTCGGATGTGTCCGAGACCAGAAG GACGAAGTTCTGATGACGCACAGGAGAAAT CAAAAGCAGCTGGAGGAGGACGCTAAGGAGCTCCATTTCTATGCG CAACAAAAAGACATGATGATGGCCGAAACTGGTAGAGCTGGGAACGACGGTTACCATCAAAGAATGAAGGCTGACTTCGGCCCTTCCACCTACCAGGTGCAACCGATCCAGCCAAACTTACAGCGAAGGTTCTAA
- the LOC104444075 gene encoding agamous-like MADS-box protein MADS9, producing MGRGKIEIKRIENTNNRQVTYSKRRNGLIKKAKEISVLCNAKVSLIIFGGSKKMHEYCTPSTKLTDILDEYHRQCGKRLWDAKHENLNGEIDRIKKENDNLQIKLRHLNGQDINSLNHKELIVLDDVLENGLAFVRDQKMEVINTHRRNHKMLEEENKELNYYAQILSFYNVLFSLLLGNLQQLQDYKSHHHMPFTFRVQPLQPNLQERI from the exons ATGGGGAGAGGGAAGATAGAGATTAAAAGGATAGAGAATACGAACAACAGGCAGGTGACATACTCGAAGAGAAGGAATGGGCTCATCAAGAAGGCCAAGGAGATCTCTGTCTTGTGTAATGCTAAGGTGTCGTTGATCATCTTTGGTGGCTCTAAGAAGATGCATGAATATTGCACCCCTTCCACAAA GTTGACTGATATATTGGATGAGTATCACAGGCAGTGTGGGAAGAGGTTGTGGGATGCTAAGCATGAG AATCTCAACGGTGAAATCGACAGAATCAAGAAGGAGAACGACAATCTGCAGATCAAGCTCAG GCATCTGAATGGACAAGACATAAATTCCTTGAACCATAAAGAGCTCATTGTCCTAGATGATGTCCTTGAGAATGGCCTTGCTTTCGTCCGAGATCAAAAG ATGGAGGTCATCAACACACACAGGAGGAAT CACAAGATGTTGGAGGAGGAGAACAAGGAGCTCAATTACTATGCGCAG attttatctttttataatgttttgtttTCGCTATTGCTGGGGAATCTACAGCAACTCCAGGACTATAAGTCACATCATCACATGCCTTTCACTTTTCGCGTGCAGCCTCTTCAGCCCAATTTACAGGAGAGGATTTAG